CGGGCCTTACCATGGCGGATCTGGAAAAACTGCCGCCGGCGTTTGTACCGAAAATCGGTAAGGTTACAGCGGGTAATGCCAGCGGCATCAACGATGGCGGGGCTGCCATGATCATCATGTCCGCGGAAAAAGCCAAAGAACTCGGGCTTCAACCGTTGGCAAGAATCAAAGCGATCGGTCGTGGCGCCTGTCATCCGGCGATTATGGGGTTGTCGCCGGTTCCGGCCGTGAAAGATCTCACGAAAAGAAGCGGTCTGACGGTTCCCGATTTTGAACTGGTTGAAGTCAACGAAGCATTTGCCGGTCAGTACATCGGCTGCGAGCGAGAACTTGGATTGAATCGCGAGATTACCAATGTGAATGGGTCTGGAATCGGTATGGGGCACCCGGTGGGGGCGACCGGCGCGCGGATTATGGTCTCGCTGATTTATGCGATGAAAAAAAGAGGCAACAGCCTCGGCTTGGCGACGCTGTGTGGCGGTGGTGGGGTCTCAATGGCGTGCGCCATTGAAATGATGTAAGCGGAGGGAACATGACGCAGCAGGTAGCAACAGTTTATAAACCACGACATCATGTGCGTGTCGTGACGGCCACTTCACTATTTGACGGCCATGACGCTTCCATCAATATCATGCGCCGTATCTTACAAGCTACGGGCGTGGAAGTTATCCATCTCGGACACAACCGATCCGTGCGGGAAATCGTTGACGCCGCTATAGAAGAAGATGCTCATGGGATTGCCGTCTCAAGCTATCAGGGCGGCCATATGGAATTCTTCAAGTATATGGTGGACCTTCTCAAAGAGAACCAGGCCGGGCATATTCAGATTTTCGCCGGGGGCGGAGGGGTCATTGTCCCCGATGAAATCAAGGAGTTGCAGGCTTACGGGGTTACCAAGATCTATTCGCCGGAAGACGGGGCTACTCTGGGCCTTCAGGGAATGATCAACGATATGGTCTCCCGAATGGATGTTCCGATCTTTGATCTGGAAAAAATCGATGCGCAGATCGTGACAAAGGATCAAAAGGCCACCGTGGCGCGGCTCATTACGGCGATGGAACTGGCAAAGATTCATGAAAATGGGCATCTGGCAAAACTCAGGGCCGAAATTCAGCGTCGAATCGGGTCGAAAACCGTGCCGGTCCTGGGCATTACCGGTACGGGTGGGGCCGGAAAATCCTCCTTGACCGATGAGCTGGTGCTGCGTTTTCTTCATGACGTGAAAAATATTCATGTGGCCATTATTTCCTGTGACCCCTCCCGGCGTAAGACGGGCGGCGCTCTTTTGGGGGATCGTATTCGCATGAACGCCCTGGGCGATCCGCGGGTCTATATGCGCAGCATGGCCACACGGGAGGCACAAAAGGAAATCTCCGAGGCATTGGTTGACGCCATCAATACGGCAAAAGCCGCGGGATTTGATCTGATCATCGCGGAGACGGCCGGCATCGGGCAGGGAGATTCCATGATTGCCGATATGGTGAATGTTTCCCTCTATGTGATGACCAGTGAGTTCGGCGCGGCGTCCCAACTTGAAAAAATCGATATGCTTGATTTCGCGGATATCGTTGCCGTCAACAAATTTGAAAAAAGCGGCAGCGACGATGCCTTGCGGGATGTTCGAAAGCAGATTCAACGAAACCGGAATGCCTTTGATCAGCGGGCCGAAGAGATGCCGGTTTTCGGCACAATCGCGGCCAAATTCAATGATGACGGGGTCAACGCCCTTTATCACGCGATTCTCGAAAAAATTTCGGAAAAAACCGGCGTGACCTTTACGCCGGGTATTCCGAAACCAGCGGGAAAGACCTCTTCTTCAAAGACCATCATTATACCGCCCGAACGGGTGCGATACCTGTCCAATATTTCCGATGCGGTTCGTGCCTATCATCAAAAGACCGAAACCCTGGCCGAAGATGTCCGGCAGGTGTGGCATTTGAAGGAGGTGGTTCGGGGATTTGAGGAAAAAGGAGATGCGCAGGTTCTGGCACAACTTAAAGCCGCTGTGGCGGCGGCCGAAGGTCGAATCGAGGCCGAGTGTCAGTCACTCTTGCGCGATTGGGAGGAGATTCGCCGGGATTACGCCAATGACGAGCTGGTTTATTCGGTTCGCGGCAGAGAGATTCGTCTTCCCTTATTTACCAAGTCCCTTTCTCATTCGAGAATTCCTAAGATCGCGTTACCGCGATTTAAAGATCCCGGAGAAATCTACCGCTGGATGCGAGAAGAAAACCTGCCGGGCCGTTTTCCCTACACGGCCGGCGTGTTTCCCCTGAAGCGGACAGATGAAGACCCCACGAGAATGTTTGCCGGTGAAGGGGGCCCCGGGCGCACCAACAAGCGGTTTAAGCTGCTTTCCGGCAGCTATGAAGCCAAACGGCTCTCAACCGCTTTTGATTCGGTGACACTGTATGGCCAGGACCCTGAGATTCAGCCGGATATTTACGGCAAGGTCGGCAACTCCGGCGTGAGTATTTGTACCTTGAATGACGTGAAAACCCTGTA
The genomic region above belongs to Desulfobacterales bacterium and contains:
- a CDS encoding methylmalonyl-CoA mutase family protein; the encoded protein is MTQQVATVYKPRHHVRVVTATSLFDGHDASINIMRRILQATGVEVIHLGHNRSVREIVDAAIEEDAHGIAVSSYQGGHMEFFKYMVDLLKENQAGHIQIFAGGGGVIVPDEIKELQAYGVTKIYSPEDGATLGLQGMINDMVSRMDVPIFDLEKIDAQIVTKDQKATVARLITAMELAKIHENGHLAKLRAEIQRRIGSKTVPVLGITGTGGAGKSSLTDELVLRFLHDVKNIHVAIISCDPSRRKTGGALLGDRIRMNALGDPRVYMRSMATREAQKEISEALVDAINTAKAAGFDLIIAETAGIGQGDSMIADMVNVSLYVMTSEFGAASQLEKIDMLDFADIVAVNKFEKSGSDDALRDVRKQIQRNRNAFDQRAEEMPVFGTIAAKFNDDGVNALYHAILEKISEKTGVTFTPGIPKPAGKTSSSKTIIIPPERVRYLSNISDAVRAYHQKTETLAEDVRQVWHLKEVVRGFEEKGDAQVLAQLKAAVAAAEGRIEAECQSLLRDWEEIRRDYANDELVYSVRGREIRLPLFTKSLSHSRIPKIALPRFKDPGEIYRWMREENLPGRFPYTAGVFPLKRTDEDPTRMFAGEGGPGRTNKRFKLLSGSYEAKRLSTAFDSVTLYGQDPEIQPDIYGKVGNSGVSICTLNDVKTLYDGFDLCAPNTSVSMTINGPAPIILAMFLNTAIDQQVDKYRAENGSDPSAETYERIAAQALKSVRGTVQADILKEDQGQNTCIFSIDFALKMMGDIQSYFIEQEIRNFYSVSISGYHIAEAGANPITQLAFTLANGFTYVEYYLSRGMPIDSFAPNLSFFFSNGMDPEYTVIGRVARRIWAIAMKNLYNGSDRSQMLKYHIQTSGRSLHSQDIQFNDIRTTLQALCAVYDNCNSLHTNAFDEAITTPSPESVRRALAIQLIINREWGLAKNENTLQGSFIVEELTRLVEEAVLAEFDRLTVRGGVLGAMETGYQRSKIQEESLHYEMLKCGGELPIIGVNTFRDANLDPSGVGCGLELARASDAEKDSQLERLAQFKAQNEAYVSEKLERLKQVALAGGNIFAELMQTVRVCSLGQISRALFEVGGRYRRNM